A window of Pseudophryne corroboree isolate aPseCor3 chromosome 12, aPseCor3.hap2, whole genome shotgun sequence contains these coding sequences:
- the LOC134980090 gene encoding oocyte zinc finger protein XlCOF7.1-like isoform X2, which translates to MDKDKSDRILHLTLEIIYVLTGEDYTALIERSGECVTPRSHPHVSGGVSRTQSLISVPPPHSLIHERDSDQKILELTNQIIELVTGEVPIQCQEEMEKSEGHRDLYENVKMENHWPLSSLDGSRSRNTPETDLHHLHPQDCTEENHWPLSSLDGSRSRNTTETDLHHLHPQDCTEENHWIPQEDQHDVLTAIKVEFLEGEEETYVRGDRRCKEEEETYVRCDRRCMEEEETYVRCDQLCKEEEVPTDISADGCKYGSILDGQLLLSTVFKIGDNLIREDFPQENPDTLNIHPLLPSADKSSDPTNHETCSPGNVHIVTHSTAYTEDAISPCAEVGQWFTATSSLHVHQEIRTRERPFPCSECGKCFTYKSKLIRHQGMHTDEKPFPCSECGKCFTQKSKLTRHQGTHTDERPFPCSECGKCFTQKSKLTRHQGTHTDERPFPCSECGKCFTQKSKLTRHQGTHTNEKPFTCLECWKCFKYKSGLVEHKKTHTGERPFPCSECGKCFTQKWKLVIHHRKHTGERPFLCSECGKCFAVKSCLVIHQRSHTGEKPYPCSECGKRFMCKSRLFEHKKRHTGERPFPCSECGKRFALKTCLVLHQKMHTGENLFPCSECGKCFAQKSNLVIHQRSHTGERPFPCSECGKCFAQKAKLVRHHRTHTGERPFSCSECGQRFAKKSSLVRHQGTHTGQRSFPGL; encoded by the exons GACTACACGGCACTGATAGAGAGATCTGGTGAGTGTGTGACACCCAGGAGCCATCCCCATGTGTCAGGAGgagtgagcaggacccagagcctcatctcggtgcctccacctcactccctgatacatgagagagacagtgaccagaagatcctggaactgacCAATCAGATCATTGAGctggtgacaggagag gttcctatacagtgtcaggaggagatggagaagtcAGAAGGACACCGGGATCTGTATGAGAATGTGAAGATGGAGAATCACTGGCCCCTCTCATCACTGG atgggtccaggaGCAGAAATACCCCAGAGACAGATCTCCACCATCTTCATccacaggactgtacagaggagaatcactggCCCCTCTCATCACTGG atgggtccaggaGCAGAAATACCACAGAGACAGATCTCCACCATCTTCATccacaggactgtacagaggagaatcactggatcccacaggaggatcag CATGATGTCCTGACTGCTATTAAAGTAGAATTtctagagggagaggaagagacgtatgtgaggggtgatcggcggtgtaaggaggaggaagagacgtatgtgaggtgtGATCGGCGGTGTATGGAGgaggaagagacgtatgtgaggtgtGACCAGCTCTGTAAGGAGGAGGaagtccctacagatatcagcgcaG atggatgcaAGTACGGGAGTATCTTGGATGGACAACTCCTTTTATCCACAGTTTTTAAAATAGGTGACAACCTCATCAGAGAAGATTTTCCACAAGAAAACCCCGACACACTAAATATACATCCATTACTTCCCAGTGCAGATAAATCATCGGATCCTACTAATCATGAGACATGTTCCCCTGGTAATGTACATATTGTCACACATAGTACAGCTTATACAGAGGACGCAATCAGTCCGTGTGCTGAGGTCGGGCAATGGTTTACAGCTACATCGTCTCTTCATGTACATCAGGAAATTCGCACAAGGGAGagaccgtttccatgttctgagtgcgggaaatgttttacatacaaatcaaaaCTTATTAGACATCAGGGCATGCACACagatgagaaaccatttccatgttctgagtgcgggaaatgttttacacagaaatcaaaacTTACTAGACATCAGGGAACGCACACAGATGAGagaccttttccatgttctgagtgcggaaAATGTTTTACGCAGAAATCGAAACTTACTAGACATCAGGGAACGCACACCGATGAGagaccttttccatgttctgagtgcgggaaatgttttacacagaaatcaaagcTTACTAGACATCAGGGAACGCACACAAATGAGAAACCTTTTACATGTTTGGAGTGTTGgaaatgttttaaatacaaatcaGGGCTAGTGGAACATAagaaaacacacacaggtgagagaccctttccctgttctgagtgcgggaaatgttttacacagaaatggaAACTTGTCATACATCACAGAAAGCACACCGGTGAGAGACCCTTTttgtgttctgaatgtgggaaatgttttgcagtgaAATCATGTctcgttatacatcagagaagtcatacaggtgagaaaccttatccgtgttctgagtgcgggaaacgATTTATGTGCAAATCGCGTCTTTTCGAACATAAGAAgaggcacacaggtgagagaccgtttccatgttctgagtgtgggaagcgTTTTGCGCTGAAAACATGTCTCGTTCTACATCAGAAaatgcacacaggtgagaatttattcccgtgttctgagtgcgggaaatgttttgcacagaaatcaaatcttgtcatacatcagagaagtcacacaggtgagagaccctttccgtgttctgagtgtgggaaatgttttgcgcagAAAGCAaaacttgttagacatcacagaacGCACACAGGGGAGAGACCCTTCtcgtgttctgagtgtgggcaaCGTTTTGCAAAGAAATCAAGTCTGGTCAGACATCAGGGAACTCACACGGGTCAGAGATCCTTTCCagggctctga
- the LOC134980090 gene encoding oocyte zinc finger protein XlCOF7.1-like isoform X1: MDKDKSDRILHLTLEIIYVLTGEDYTALIERSGECVTPRSHPHVSGGVSRTQSLISVPPPHSLIHERDSDQKILELTNQIIELVTGEVPIQCQEEMEKSEGHRDLYENVKMENHWPLSSLDGSRSRNTPETDLHHLHPQDCTEENHWPLSSLDGSRSRNTTETDLHHLHPQDCTEENHWIPQEDQHDVLTAIKVEFLEGEEETYVRGDRRCKEEEETYVRCDRRCMEEEETYVRCDQLCKEEEVPTDISAADGCKYGSILDGQLLLSTVFKIGDNLIREDFPQENPDTLNIHPLLPSADKSSDPTNHETCSPGNVHIVTHSTAYTEDAISPCAEVGQWFTATSSLHVHQEIRTRERPFPCSECGKCFTYKSKLIRHQGMHTDEKPFPCSECGKCFTQKSKLTRHQGTHTDERPFPCSECGKCFTQKSKLTRHQGTHTDERPFPCSECGKCFTQKSKLTRHQGTHTNEKPFTCLECWKCFKYKSGLVEHKKTHTGERPFPCSECGKCFTQKWKLVIHHRKHTGERPFLCSECGKCFAVKSCLVIHQRSHTGEKPYPCSECGKRFMCKSRLFEHKKRHTGERPFPCSECGKRFALKTCLVLHQKMHTGENLFPCSECGKCFAQKSNLVIHQRSHTGERPFPCSECGKCFAQKAKLVRHHRTHTGERPFSCSECGQRFAKKSSLVRHQGTHTGQRSFPGL; this comes from the exons GACTACACGGCACTGATAGAGAGATCTGGTGAGTGTGTGACACCCAGGAGCCATCCCCATGTGTCAGGAGgagtgagcaggacccagagcctcatctcggtgcctccacctcactccctgatacatgagagagacagtgaccagaagatcctggaactgacCAATCAGATCATTGAGctggtgacaggagag gttcctatacagtgtcaggaggagatggagaagtcAGAAGGACACCGGGATCTGTATGAGAATGTGAAGATGGAGAATCACTGGCCCCTCTCATCACTGG atgggtccaggaGCAGAAATACCCCAGAGACAGATCTCCACCATCTTCATccacaggactgtacagaggagaatcactggCCCCTCTCATCACTGG atgggtccaggaGCAGAAATACCACAGAGACAGATCTCCACCATCTTCATccacaggactgtacagaggagaatcactggatcccacaggaggatcag CATGATGTCCTGACTGCTATTAAAGTAGAATTtctagagggagaggaagagacgtatgtgaggggtgatcggcggtgtaaggaggaggaagagacgtatgtgaggtgtGATCGGCGGTGTATGGAGgaggaagagacgtatgtgaggtgtGACCAGCTCTGTAAGGAGGAGGaagtccctacagatatcagcgcaG cagatggatgcaAGTACGGGAGTATCTTGGATGGACAACTCCTTTTATCCACAGTTTTTAAAATAGGTGACAACCTCATCAGAGAAGATTTTCCACAAGAAAACCCCGACACACTAAATATACATCCATTACTTCCCAGTGCAGATAAATCATCGGATCCTACTAATCATGAGACATGTTCCCCTGGTAATGTACATATTGTCACACATAGTACAGCTTATACAGAGGACGCAATCAGTCCGTGTGCTGAGGTCGGGCAATGGTTTACAGCTACATCGTCTCTTCATGTACATCAGGAAATTCGCACAAGGGAGagaccgtttccatgttctgagtgcgggaaatgttttacatacaaatcaaaaCTTATTAGACATCAGGGCATGCACACagatgagaaaccatttccatgttctgagtgcgggaaatgttttacacagaaatcaaaacTTACTAGACATCAGGGAACGCACACAGATGAGagaccttttccatgttctgagtgcggaaAATGTTTTACGCAGAAATCGAAACTTACTAGACATCAGGGAACGCACACCGATGAGagaccttttccatgttctgagtgcgggaaatgttttacacagaaatcaaagcTTACTAGACATCAGGGAACGCACACAAATGAGAAACCTTTTACATGTTTGGAGTGTTGgaaatgttttaaatacaaatcaGGGCTAGTGGAACATAagaaaacacacacaggtgagagaccctttccctgttctgagtgcgggaaatgttttacacagaaatggaAACTTGTCATACATCACAGAAAGCACACCGGTGAGAGACCCTTTttgtgttctgaatgtgggaaatgttttgcagtgaAATCATGTctcgttatacatcagagaagtcatacaggtgagaaaccttatccgtgttctgagtgcgggaaacgATTTATGTGCAAATCGCGTCTTTTCGAACATAAGAAgaggcacacaggtgagagaccgtttccatgttctgagtgtgggaagcgTTTTGCGCTGAAAACATGTCTCGTTCTACATCAGAAaatgcacacaggtgagaatttattcccgtgttctgagtgcgggaaatgttttgcacagaaatcaaatcttgtcatacatcagagaagtcacacaggtgagagaccctttccgtgttctgagtgtgggaaatgttttgcgcagAAAGCAaaacttgttagacatcacagaacGCACACAGGGGAGAGACCCTTCtcgtgttctgagtgtgggcaaCGTTTTGCAAAGAAATCAAGTCTGGTCAGACATCAGGGAACTCACACGGGTCAGAGATCCTTTCCagggctctga
- the LOC134980090 gene encoding gastrula zinc finger protein XlCGF26.1-like isoform X3: MDKDKSDRILHLTLEIIYVLTGEVPIQCQEEMEKSEGHRDLYENVKMENHWPLSSLDGSRSRNTPETDLHHLHPQDCTEENHWPLSSLDGSRSRNTTETDLHHLHPQDCTEENHWIPQEDQHDVLTAIKVEFLEGEEETYVRGDRRCKEEEETYVRCDRRCMEEEETYVRCDQLCKEEEVPTDISAADGCKYGSILDGQLLLSTVFKIGDNLIREDFPQENPDTLNIHPLLPSADKSSDPTNHETCSPGNVHIVTHSTAYTEDAISPCAEVGQWFTATSSLHVHQEIRTRERPFPCSECGKCFTYKSKLIRHQGMHTDEKPFPCSECGKCFTQKSKLTRHQGTHTDERPFPCSECGKCFTQKSKLTRHQGTHTDERPFPCSECGKCFTQKSKLTRHQGTHTNEKPFTCLECWKCFKYKSGLVEHKKTHTGERPFPCSECGKCFTQKWKLVIHHRKHTGERPFLCSECGKCFAVKSCLVIHQRSHTGEKPYPCSECGKRFMCKSRLFEHKKRHTGERPFPCSECGKRFALKTCLVLHQKMHTGENLFPCSECGKCFAQKSNLVIHQRSHTGERPFPCSECGKCFAQKAKLVRHHRTHTGERPFSCSECGQRFAKKSSLVRHQGTHTGQRSFPGL, translated from the exons gttcctatacagtgtcaggaggagatggagaagtcAGAAGGACACCGGGATCTGTATGAGAATGTGAAGATGGAGAATCACTGGCCCCTCTCATCACTGG atgggtccaggaGCAGAAATACCCCAGAGACAGATCTCCACCATCTTCATccacaggactgtacagaggagaatcactggCCCCTCTCATCACTGG atgggtccaggaGCAGAAATACCACAGAGACAGATCTCCACCATCTTCATccacaggactgtacagaggagaatcactggatcccacaggaggatcag CATGATGTCCTGACTGCTATTAAAGTAGAATTtctagagggagaggaagagacgtatgtgaggggtgatcggcggtgtaaggaggaggaagagacgtatgtgaggtgtGATCGGCGGTGTATGGAGgaggaagagacgtatgtgaggtgtGACCAGCTCTGTAAGGAGGAGGaagtccctacagatatcagcgcaG cagatggatgcaAGTACGGGAGTATCTTGGATGGACAACTCCTTTTATCCACAGTTTTTAAAATAGGTGACAACCTCATCAGAGAAGATTTTCCACAAGAAAACCCCGACACACTAAATATACATCCATTACTTCCCAGTGCAGATAAATCATCGGATCCTACTAATCATGAGACATGTTCCCCTGGTAATGTACATATTGTCACACATAGTACAGCTTATACAGAGGACGCAATCAGTCCGTGTGCTGAGGTCGGGCAATGGTTTACAGCTACATCGTCTCTTCATGTACATCAGGAAATTCGCACAAGGGAGagaccgtttccatgttctgagtgcgggaaatgttttacatacaaatcaaaaCTTATTAGACATCAGGGCATGCACACagatgagaaaccatttccatgttctgagtgcgggaaatgttttacacagaaatcaaaacTTACTAGACATCAGGGAACGCACACAGATGAGagaccttttccatgttctgagtgcggaaAATGTTTTACGCAGAAATCGAAACTTACTAGACATCAGGGAACGCACACCGATGAGagaccttttccatgttctgagtgcgggaaatgttttacacagaaatcaaagcTTACTAGACATCAGGGAACGCACACAAATGAGAAACCTTTTACATGTTTGGAGTGTTGgaaatgttttaaatacaaatcaGGGCTAGTGGAACATAagaaaacacacacaggtgagagaccctttccctgttctgagtgcgggaaatgttttacacagaaatggaAACTTGTCATACATCACAGAAAGCACACCGGTGAGAGACCCTTTttgtgttctgaatgtgggaaatgttttgcagtgaAATCATGTctcgttatacatcagagaagtcatacaggtgagaaaccttatccgtgttctgagtgcgggaaacgATTTATGTGCAAATCGCGTCTTTTCGAACATAAGAAgaggcacacaggtgagagaccgtttccatgttctgagtgtgggaagcgTTTTGCGCTGAAAACATGTCTCGTTCTACATCAGAAaatgcacacaggtgagaatttattcccgtgttctgagtgcgggaaatgttttgcacagaaatcaaatcttgtcatacatcagagaagtcacacaggtgagagaccctttccgtgttctgagtgtgggaaatgttttgcgcagAAAGCAaaacttgttagacatcacagaacGCACACAGGGGAGAGACCCTTCtcgtgttctgagtgtgggcaaCGTTTTGCAAAGAAATCAAGTCTGGTCAGACATCAGGGAACTCACACGGGTCAGAGATCCTTTCCagggctctga
- the LOC134980090 gene encoding gastrula zinc finger protein XlCGF26.1-like isoform X4, producing MEKSEGHRDLYENVKMENHWPLSSLDGSRSRNTPETDLHHLHPQDCTEENHWPLSSLDGSRSRNTTETDLHHLHPQDCTEENHWIPQEDQHDVLTAIKVEFLEGEEETYVRGDRRCKEEEETYVRCDRRCMEEEETYVRCDQLCKEEEVPTDISAADGCKYGSILDGQLLLSTVFKIGDNLIREDFPQENPDTLNIHPLLPSADKSSDPTNHETCSPGNVHIVTHSTAYTEDAISPCAEVGQWFTATSSLHVHQEIRTRERPFPCSECGKCFTYKSKLIRHQGMHTDEKPFPCSECGKCFTQKSKLTRHQGTHTDERPFPCSECGKCFTQKSKLTRHQGTHTDERPFPCSECGKCFTQKSKLTRHQGTHTNEKPFTCLECWKCFKYKSGLVEHKKTHTGERPFPCSECGKCFTQKWKLVIHHRKHTGERPFLCSECGKCFAVKSCLVIHQRSHTGEKPYPCSECGKRFMCKSRLFEHKKRHTGERPFPCSECGKRFALKTCLVLHQKMHTGENLFPCSECGKCFAQKSNLVIHQRSHTGERPFPCSECGKCFAQKAKLVRHHRTHTGERPFSCSECGQRFAKKSSLVRHQGTHTGQRSFPGL from the exons atggagaagtcAGAAGGACACCGGGATCTGTATGAGAATGTGAAGATGGAGAATCACTGGCCCCTCTCATCACTGG atgggtccaggaGCAGAAATACCCCAGAGACAGATCTCCACCATCTTCATccacaggactgtacagaggagaatcactggCCCCTCTCATCACTGG atgggtccaggaGCAGAAATACCACAGAGACAGATCTCCACCATCTTCATccacaggactgtacagaggagaatcactggatcccacaggaggatcag CATGATGTCCTGACTGCTATTAAAGTAGAATTtctagagggagaggaagagacgtatgtgaggggtgatcggcggtgtaaggaggaggaagagacgtatgtgaggtgtGATCGGCGGTGTATGGAGgaggaagagacgtatgtgaggtgtGACCAGCTCTGTAAGGAGGAGGaagtccctacagatatcagcgcaG cagatggatgcaAGTACGGGAGTATCTTGGATGGACAACTCCTTTTATCCACAGTTTTTAAAATAGGTGACAACCTCATCAGAGAAGATTTTCCACAAGAAAACCCCGACACACTAAATATACATCCATTACTTCCCAGTGCAGATAAATCATCGGATCCTACTAATCATGAGACATGTTCCCCTGGTAATGTACATATTGTCACACATAGTACAGCTTATACAGAGGACGCAATCAGTCCGTGTGCTGAGGTCGGGCAATGGTTTACAGCTACATCGTCTCTTCATGTACATCAGGAAATTCGCACAAGGGAGagaccgtttccatgttctgagtgcgggaaatgttttacatacaaatcaaaaCTTATTAGACATCAGGGCATGCACACagatgagaaaccatttccatgttctgagtgcgggaaatgttttacacagaaatcaaaacTTACTAGACATCAGGGAACGCACACAGATGAGagaccttttccatgttctgagtgcggaaAATGTTTTACGCAGAAATCGAAACTTACTAGACATCAGGGAACGCACACCGATGAGagaccttttccatgttctgagtgcgggaaatgttttacacagaaatcaaagcTTACTAGACATCAGGGAACGCACACAAATGAGAAACCTTTTACATGTTTGGAGTGTTGgaaatgttttaaatacaaatcaGGGCTAGTGGAACATAagaaaacacacacaggtgagagaccctttccctgttctgagtgcgggaaatgttttacacagaaatggaAACTTGTCATACATCACAGAAAGCACACCGGTGAGAGACCCTTTttgtgttctgaatgtgggaaatgttttgcagtgaAATCATGTctcgttatacatcagagaagtcatacaggtgagaaaccttatccgtgttctgagtgcgggaaacgATTTATGTGCAAATCGCGTCTTTTCGAACATAAGAAgaggcacacaggtgagagaccgtttccatgttctgagtgtgggaagcgTTTTGCGCTGAAAACATGTCTCGTTCTACATCAGAAaatgcacacaggtgagaatttattcccgtgttctgagtgcgggaaatgttttgcacagaaatcaaatcttgtcatacatcagagaagtcacacaggtgagagaccctttccgtgttctgagtgtgggaaatgttttgcgcagAAAGCAaaacttgttagacatcacagaacGCACACAGGGGAGAGACCCTTCtcgtgttctgagtgtgggcaaCGTTTTGCAAAGAAATCAAGTCTGGTCAGACATCAGGGAACTCACACGGGTCAGAGATCCTTTCCagggctctga